A single window of Polyangiaceae bacterium DNA harbors:
- a CDS encoding DNA-packaging protein: MSTESLFVRLCRLPEEQRNAILARYSTFELALLSHAWRGFRARPNQVLPANDPWSEAVLCGGRGSGKTKAAAEWLREEVEEGRARTIALIAPDKGEGRSKMLEGESGLLAAATPWFYPRWFPGRTPPEIEWRKRGELVAKAEMYSAEDRDFRGGNFDHAWGDEVSTWKWRRDLWTNVKLSLRVQRPGLVQPRGLLTFSPTPDDFFREFRDKAKDPNNGILFFQWSSWENRWHLAPSYAKTLASLEGRLGLQERDGIILDELKGTLFPQATIDQHRIGPDQLPQRFIHIVVSIDPADSVSNRSDETGIVVDALDARHHVYVLDDKTGKHTPKQWAAIALEAHRKWARHADKIEIIAETNRGGDNVRSNIQLYEETEHLRAGKTTPFKPTEVVRIRASESKEARAQPVAQAYDQGRIHHFGHLARLEAEMSGWIPGITKKSPNGLDAHVHAVHRLILDEPAENNEELLRGVGERRVAVATPEDAAALKHLDALFGPREAWRRTL; this comes from the coding sequence ATGAGCACGGAATCCTTATTCGTCCGGCTCTGTCGCCTCCCTGAAGAGCAGCGCAATGCCATCCTAGCGCGTTATTCGACGTTCGAGCTCGCGCTGCTTTCCCATGCATGGCGTGGTTTTCGCGCACGACCGAACCAAGTACTCCCCGCGAATGACCCATGGTCTGAAGCTGTTCTTTGCGGCGGCCGCGGGTCGGGAAAAACCAAAGCGGCGGCGGAATGGTTGCGTGAGGAAGTCGAGGAAGGCCGGGCGCGCACCATCGCGCTCATTGCGCCCGACAAAGGGGAAGGCCGCTCGAAGATGCTCGAAGGCGAAAGTGGACTGCTTGCGGCTGCGACGCCATGGTTTTATCCGCGGTGGTTTCCTGGTCGGACGCCTCCTGAAATCGAATGGCGCAAGCGTGGCGAGCTCGTCGCCAAGGCCGAGATGTACTCGGCAGAAGATCGAGACTTCCGCGGCGGGAACTTCGATCACGCATGGGGCGACGAAGTATCGACGTGGAAATGGCGTCGTGATTTGTGGACGAACGTGAAACTATCACTGCGCGTGCAGCGTCCAGGTCTCGTCCAGCCGCGAGGCTTGCTCACCTTCTCCCCGACCCCCGACGACTTCTTTCGCGAATTCCGCGACAAGGCAAAGGATCCCAATAACGGCATTCTCTTCTTTCAATGGAGTTCGTGGGAAAATCGGTGGCACTTGGCGCCATCGTACGCAAAGACTCTGGCATCGCTCGAGGGGCGCCTCGGTTTACAAGAGCGCGATGGCATAATCCTGGACGAGTTGAAGGGGACGCTTTTCCCACAGGCAACAATCGATCAGCATCGAATCGGACCCGATCAGCTCCCACAACGATTTATTCATATTGTCGTTTCAATCGACCCCGCTGACAGCGTCTCGAATCGTAGCGATGAAACTGGAATTGTCGTGGATGCCCTCGATGCTCGTCACCACGTGTACGTGCTTGACGATAAAACCGGAAAGCACACGCCGAAACAATGGGCGGCCATTGCACTCGAGGCGCACCGAAAATGGGCGCGCCATGCCGACAAGATAGAAATCATCGCCGAGACGAACCGAGGCGGCGACAATGTGAGGAGCAACATTCAGCTCTACGAAGAAACCGAGCACTTGAGGGCAGGGAAAACCACGCCGTTCAAACCGACCGAAGTGGTGCGCATTCGGGCGAGCGAATCGAAAGAAGCTCGAGCGCAACCTGTAGCGCAAGCCTACGACCAAGGCCGCATTCATCACTTCGGTCATTTGGCTCGGTTGGAGGCAGAAATGTCCGGATGGATTCCAGGCATTACGAAGAAATCGCCGAACGGATTGGATGCGCACGTGCACGCAGTCCATCGGTTGATTCTGGACGAACCCGCTGAGAACAACGAAGAGCTTTTGCGGGGCGTGGGAGAGCGGCGAGTTGCCGTAGCGACTCCGGAAGATGCAGCGGCGCTCAAGCATCTCGACGCGTTGTTCGGGCCGCGGGAAGCTTGGCGCCGGACGCTCTGA